The Desulfoscipio gibsoniae DSM 7213 genome contains a region encoding:
- a CDS encoding copper amine oxidase N-terminal domain-containing protein, which yields MLRKSLFNVVLALVLCFTVVLAAEAAQPTAKDLVIDSIKNFDLGVDKGFYEKSQDETSIKITDFDGSLVKELGHVKGASIDLLSQLDASNNAIKISYTTDIKGNKHNGHIYLKDDKVILTKDFFSLLKELGFDAFKNNPSLLEQSNEYLYSSNEQLKSVWEQMISYQNQQLPGEYKELLLFLVEAIPDQYFNLSNNKVTLQLDQNGVEEFIYNLLAKVKGEQERVADIIVNLNKYNFEQMGISPEQMKQDIISGIDSMPAISREQIKLFGSFVKVNDFTYEVSLLPGGPKNFNMDLGFKAPDGSVEGQLTITVKSVGTKDNLEGSYNISGNFNALNGPQFDFSLACLYNYEAEIAYADTTVQAGAKDNTTGEVLLNFGATANSTTKVDTNLVVNAPALNAANSTDITSLIPGPQQEIIVTPPIVEEAELKVVVNGNTLKTDVTPSIKENKLIMVPARAVLEALGCEVKWIKPNEVQIIYGDKTILVIINETTYTANGLEKALSVPAYLEAGYTMIPVDLIIEELGAKTELVHGTVVITK from the coding sequence TTGCTCAGAAAATCCTTATTTAATGTAGTGCTGGCATTAGTTTTATGCTTCACTGTAGTTCTTGCCGCCGAAGCCGCACAGCCCACTGCAAAGGACCTGGTTATAGACAGCATCAAAAACTTTGACCTGGGTGTTGACAAAGGGTTTTATGAGAAGTCTCAGGACGAAACCAGTATTAAGATTACCGATTTTGACGGAAGCCTTGTAAAAGAGTTGGGCCATGTTAAAGGTGCTTCCATTGACCTTTTGTCACAACTGGACGCATCTAATAATGCAATTAAAATAAGCTATACCACAGACATTAAAGGTAATAAACACAACGGCCATATTTATTTAAAGGATGACAAGGTTATCTTAACGAAAGACTTCTTTTCCTTGCTGAAAGAATTGGGATTTGACGCCTTTAAGAATAACCCGTCTTTATTGGAACAAAGCAATGAATACCTGTATTCATCTAATGAACAGCTTAAAAGCGTCTGGGAACAGATGATCAGCTATCAAAACCAGCAGCTGCCAGGGGAATACAAAGAGCTATTGCTTTTCCTGGTGGAAGCCATACCGGATCAGTATTTTAACCTATCCAATAATAAGGTTACTTTGCAATTAGACCAGAACGGTGTTGAAGAATTTATATATAACCTGTTAGCAAAAGTAAAAGGTGAGCAAGAAAGAGTCGCCGATATAATCGTTAACTTAAACAAATATAATTTCGAACAGATGGGCATATCCCCGGAGCAAATGAAACAAGATATCATCTCTGGCATTGATAGTATGCCGGCTATATCCCGGGAGCAAATTAAGCTGTTTGGCAGCTTTGTAAAAGTCAATGATTTTACCTATGAAGTATCCCTTTTGCCCGGCGGGCCCAAAAACTTTAATATGGACCTGGGCTTCAAAGCTCCCGATGGCTCAGTTGAAGGACAACTCACTATTACTGTAAAAAGTGTCGGGACTAAAGACAACCTGGAAGGCTCTTACAATATTTCAGGTAACTTTAATGCCCTAAACGGTCCCCAGTTTGATTTTTCATTAGCTTGTTTGTATAATTACGAGGCAGAGATCGCTTATGCCGACACCACCGTCCAAGCGGGAGCGAAGGATAATACCACCGGAGAAGTGTTACTAAACTTTGGCGCCACAGCTAATTCCACCACCAAAGTAGATACTAACTTGGTGGTCAATGCCCCGGCATTGAATGCTGCCAACAGCACCGATATAACATCGTTAATCCCGGGCCCGCAACAGGAGATTATCGTTACACCACCCATTGTTGAGGAAGCCGAGTTAAAAGTAGTGGTCAACGGAAACACCCTAAAGACTGATGTGACCCCTTCTATTAAAGAGAACAAACTTATCATGGTACCGGCCAGAGCCGTTCTGGAGGCACTGGGCTGTGAGGTTAAGTGGATCAAGCCCAATGAGGTGCAGATCATCTACGGCGACAAAACTATTTTAGTAATAATTAATGAAACCACCTATACGGCCAATGGACTGGAAAAAGCTTTGAGTGTACCGGCTTACCTTGAAGCAGGTTATACCATGATTCCGGTAGACTTGATAATTGAGGAATTAGGGGCTAAAACTGAACTGGTCCATGGAACTGTGGTTATTACCAAATAA
- a CDS encoding TraB/GumN family protein: MDTYSDNVHRIKLDGREIILIGTAHVSKRSAEEVKEVIEREKPDTVCVELCQPRYQSVTDADKWKNTDIFKIIKDGKAMLLLINLVLSSYQKRLARQFGIQPGQEMIQGIASANDIGANLCLADREIHTTLLRLWRGVSFWGKIKLFFQIVLTMFDTEDVSEEELEKMKSQDMLTAALNELSQVSPKFKSILIDERDQYLAEKIKTAPGNKVVAVLGAGHVPGIKKELYHKHDLAQLSQVPPTSKIIKIIAWGIPLLILAIIASTFTVDRAAGVDQMVSWVLWNGTLSALGALIAFAHPLAVLTAFIASPISSLSPMLAAGWFAGITEAYIRKPNVQDFENMSEDIYSLKGFWRNKVTHILLVVVLANIGSSIGAFIGGADVLRRFFNAFF, translated from the coding sequence TTGGACACTTACAGTGACAATGTACACCGCATAAAGCTGGACGGCAGGGAAATAATTCTTATCGGCACCGCCCATGTCTCCAAAAGAAGCGCCGAGGAGGTTAAAGAGGTCATTGAACGGGAAAAACCCGATACAGTATGCGTGGAGCTATGCCAGCCTCGCTACCAGTCCGTAACTGATGCCGATAAGTGGAAAAACACAGACATTTTTAAGATTATTAAAGATGGCAAAGCAATGCTGCTGTTAATCAACTTAGTGCTTTCCTCCTACCAGAAAAGACTGGCCCGGCAGTTTGGCATTCAACCGGGTCAGGAAATGATTCAGGGTATTGCATCAGCTAATGACATAGGTGCGAACCTCTGTCTGGCCGACCGGGAAATTCATACCACCTTGCTGCGGTTATGGCGAGGGGTAAGCTTTTGGGGTAAAATTAAATTGTTTTTTCAAATCGTCTTGACTATGTTCGACACGGAAGATGTCAGCGAGGAAGAACTGGAAAAAATGAAAAGCCAGGATATGCTGACCGCGGCTTTAAACGAATTGTCCCAGGTTTCCCCCAAGTTTAAGTCTATATTGATCGATGAAAGGGATCAATACCTGGCCGAGAAGATTAAAACAGCTCCGGGGAACAAGGTGGTGGCTGTACTGGGGGCCGGCCATGTGCCGGGCATTAAAAAGGAACTGTATCACAAACACGACCTGGCCCAACTGTCCCAGGTTCCACCAACCTCCAAAATCATAAAAATCATAGCCTGGGGCATACCGCTTCTGATACTGGCGATCATTGCCTCCACATTCACTGTGGACAGGGCAGCGGGGGTTGACCAAATGGTAAGTTGGGTTCTCTGGAACGGCACCTTATCCGCGCTAGGTGCTTTAATCGCCTTCGCCCACCCCCTTGCCGTGCTGACAGCCTTTATTGCCTCACCCATCAGTTCCCTGAGTCCCATGCTGGCAGCGGGCTGGTTTGCCGGCATCACCGAGGCTTACATTAGAAAACCAAATGTTCAGGACTTTGAAAATATGTCCGAGGATATTTATTCCCTCAAGGGCTTCTGGCGCAATAAAGTCACCCATATTCTACTGGTGGTGGTGCTGGCCAACATTGGCAGCAGCATAGGCGCTTTTATCGGGGGAGCAGACGTGCTCAGGCGGTTTTTCAATGCTTTTTTTTAG
- a CDS encoding sigma 54-interacting transcriptional regulator, producing the protein MLENNGLPENEINQLKLSNFLESLYNGVVIIDKEEKIIYFNQAACKIFNIKRSYAMGKPVLDVLPKTELIYALQYEKPRIGIKYKWGETFILANHTPIIVNQKVAAAASIFQDISDFEKVSNQLETVQELAAELNGIFDHSYDGIYVTDGKGKTLRVNKAYQRITGLSLEQLVGENMKDIVNQGLISESITFKILKEKKALTIKQTISTGKDILVTGVPIVNNQGDIVRVVTNVRDMTELNNLHKKLDQSLKLKAHFEKELSQLKRKYEGNHRIIAQSKLMQNVLELAYRLAKVDVTVLITGESGVGKELIAQLIHDNSPRAGRKGTLIKINCGAIPVDLLESELFGYEEGAFSGAKKGGKAGLFEIADEGTLFLDEVADLPMSLQVKLLRVLQEGEFTRLGGTKPIKVNVRIISATNKDLEKMVQQNQYRKDLYYRLNVVPVNIPPLKDRKEDILALIAAYLNLFNKKYGMGKSIAPRAMDLLLEYDWPGNVRELINTLERLMVTINEDVISVEDLPSFMTGINASHKYLRTASLKDAVAELERTLIVDALKKYKTTRKAAEYLGISQSALVKKANKYEVTYTKRWSQ; encoded by the coding sequence ATGCTGGAAAACAACGGTTTGCCTGAAAATGAAATTAATCAATTGAAATTATCTAATTTTTTAGAGTCCCTTTATAATGGTGTGGTGATCATAGATAAAGAAGAAAAAATAATTTATTTCAACCAGGCAGCATGTAAAATTTTCAACATAAAAAGAAGCTATGCCATGGGAAAACCTGTTTTAGATGTGCTGCCAAAGACCGAACTGATTTATGCCTTGCAGTACGAAAAACCCCGCATAGGGATCAAGTATAAATGGGGTGAAACTTTTATACTGGCCAACCACACACCAATAATTGTTAATCAAAAAGTTGCTGCTGCGGCCTCCATTTTTCAGGATATATCTGATTTTGAAAAAGTTTCGAATCAGCTGGAAACTGTTCAGGAACTTGCGGCCGAGCTTAATGGCATATTTGATCATTCATATGATGGTATTTATGTTACTGACGGAAAGGGAAAAACCCTGCGGGTTAACAAGGCCTATCAGCGTATTACCGGTCTTTCCCTGGAACAGTTGGTGGGTGAAAATATGAAAGATATCGTTAACCAGGGACTGATCAGTGAATCCATTACCTTTAAAATTTTAAAGGAGAAAAAGGCTTTAACTATTAAACAAACCATTAGCACAGGTAAAGATATTTTAGTTACAGGGGTTCCTATTGTTAATAACCAGGGTGATATTGTCAGGGTGGTTACCAACGTTCGTGATATGACCGAATTGAACAATTTGCATAAGAAACTAGATCAATCCCTTAAATTAAAGGCCCACTTTGAAAAAGAACTTTCCCAGTTAAAGAGAAAATATGAAGGAAACCACCGAATAATTGCCCAGAGTAAATTAATGCAAAATGTTTTGGAGCTGGCCTACCGGCTGGCCAAAGTAGATGTTACCGTTTTAATAACCGGGGAATCCGGGGTGGGAAAAGAGCTTATCGCCCAACTTATTCATGATAACAGTCCCCGGGCCGGTAGAAAGGGAACATTAATAAAAATAAACTGTGGGGCTATACCTGTTGATTTGCTGGAATCTGAATTATTTGGTTATGAAGAGGGTGCCTTTAGCGGGGCTAAAAAAGGAGGCAAAGCAGGGCTTTTTGAAATTGCCGATGAGGGTACATTGTTTTTAGATGAAGTTGCGGACCTGCCTATGAGTTTACAGGTTAAATTACTAAGAGTACTACAGGAAGGGGAATTTACGCGTCTTGGCGGTACTAAACCAATTAAAGTGAATGTAAGAATCATATCCGCTACTAACAAGGATCTTGAAAAAATGGTGCAGCAAAATCAGTACCGTAAAGACCTTTACTACCGGTTAAATGTAGTGCCTGTAAATATTCCACCATTAAAGGATCGCAAAGAAGATATATTGGCTTTGATAGCTGCATATCTCAATCTTTTTAATAAAAAATACGGCATGGGCAAATCCATTGCGCCCAGGGCAATGGATCTGTTGTTGGAATATGATTGGCCAGGTAATGTAAGGGAATTAATTAATACCTTGGAAAGATTAATGGTAACCATTAATGAAGATGTAATCTCAGTTGAAGACCTGCCCTCGTTTATGACAGGCATAAATGCCAGCCACAAATACCTGCGGACTGCTTCATTAAAAGATGCCGTGGCGGAATTGGAAAGGACACTTATTGTCGATGCGTTGAAAAAATACAAAACTACCAGAAAAGCTGCTGAATATCTAGGAATTAGCCAATCAGCGCTGGTGAAGAAAGCAAATAAATACGAAGTTACTTATACTAAGCGGTGGTCACAGTAA
- a CDS encoding solute carrier family 23 protein has product MAIMLPSARREHGAEQPYIPLGIFKIRLPFVHYGVEVPELIQAIFMFVTGLAATQFLQDMFGIPFEIALTIVLFHEITYCIHQIFGDPIVAGWITAAIPLTVAFLSKYAMGVERIEALIALQVTVGLLFLLLGTTGLAKKILDVMPGSIKAGVVLGAGIAAVTGKYGFLSAAAGGIGFAKFPISLTVGIMIAFFLLYAKGFKEMKAKGGSIIAVFAKYGMVPGIIGAMLVAFAVGEAPLPKIDQWGFFIPRFGEVFATYSGFGIGFPTLSMFIAALPMAIVAYIIAFGDIIIGQTVIERANEQREDEYIDMNPNRTNILCGVRNMIEGVFAPTVTLAGPLWAAMTVSIAERYKQGRQAMDSIFGGSGTFNIMKFICVMYLPLVAIFKPILPIAIALTIMVQGFACFYIAMEMTKTNEERGVAGVIGAILAVAGATYGLAAGIILWFVVERLGTQKINVAQKAADAEPNANV; this is encoded by the coding sequence ATGGCCATTATGTTACCGAGTGCCAGGCGTGAACATGGTGCGGAACAACCATATATACCGCTTGGGATTTTCAAAATAAGGCTGCCCTTTGTTCATTATGGGGTTGAGGTACCGGAACTTATTCAAGCCATATTTATGTTTGTTACCGGTTTGGCGGCAACCCAGTTTTTGCAGGATATGTTTGGGATTCCTTTTGAGATAGCCTTAACAATAGTTCTCTTTCATGAAATAACTTATTGTATCCACCAAATTTTTGGTGACCCCATTGTAGCGGGCTGGATCACCGCAGCTATTCCGCTGACCGTAGCTTTTTTATCCAAGTATGCCATGGGCGTGGAACGTATTGAGGCGCTTATAGCGTTACAGGTTACTGTCGGCCTATTGTTTCTTTTATTAGGTACAACTGGTTTAGCTAAAAAGATATTAGACGTTATGCCTGGTTCTATAAAAGCAGGCGTTGTTTTAGGTGCAGGTATTGCCGCTGTAACGGGCAAATACGGCTTTTTATCTGCGGCCGCTGGTGGAATTGGTTTTGCCAAGTTTCCTATTTCATTAACAGTAGGTATTATGATTGCCTTCTTTCTTCTATATGCCAAAGGTTTTAAGGAAATGAAGGCCAAAGGCGGCTCAATAATAGCCGTTTTTGCCAAGTATGGTATGGTGCCCGGTATTATTGGAGCGATGCTTGTGGCCTTTGCCGTGGGTGAAGCACCTCTACCAAAGATAGACCAGTGGGGCTTTTTCATTCCGCGTTTTGGAGAAGTATTTGCCACCTATTCAGGTTTCGGTATTGGATTTCCCACGTTATCAATGTTTATAGCCGCCCTGCCAATGGCCATAGTCGCGTATATCATTGCCTTTGGTGATATCATCATTGGCCAGACGGTAATTGAAAGGGCTAATGAACAGAGGGAAGACGAATATATAGACATGAACCCTAACCGTACCAATATATTGTGCGGTGTACGTAATATGATTGAAGGTGTATTTGCCCCCACCGTAACCCTGGCCGGGCCCCTTTGGGCGGCGATGACCGTGTCCATTGCCGAGCGCTATAAGCAAGGTAGACAAGCTATGGATTCCATATTCGGTGGTTCCGGCACCTTTAACATCATGAAATTTATCTGCGTTATGTATTTACCACTGGTTGCCATTTTTAAACCCATATTACCCATAGCCATTGCTCTTACTATTATGGTTCAAGGCTTTGCCTGCTTCTACATTGCCATGGAAATGACTAAAACAAATGAAGAGCGCGGTGTGGCAGGGGTCATAGGCGCCATTTTGGCGGTGGCAGGGGCTACTTATGGCCTGGCAGCCGGAATTATACTGTGGTTTGTCGTGGAGAGGCTAGGCACTCAGAAAATTAACGTAGCGCAAAAAGCGGCAGATGCCGAACCTAATGCCAACGTATAA
- a CDS encoding iron-containing alcohol dehydrogenase gives MNFNSHSFIIPGRVLFEQGGLAKLSGELKAKGLNKVLLASDRGLEAVGMVKRLEGLLSSGGVEYVTYLDIEANPSTETVDKGVQLYKENALEAIVCLGGGSPMDTAKAIAVLVTGGGKIQDYEGGHKVKGPVAPIIAIPTTAGTGSEVTPFAVITDKSKNYKLTVFSYAIIPELAILDPELITTLPPTVAAPTGLDALTHAVEAYISQAAYPFSDAMAEKAMELIGKYIRTFVANRANLEAASGMLLGSMFAGIAFSWARLGNVHAMAHPLGGFFNIPHGVANAVLLPVVLEYNALADHGKYAKIFNYIKDNKLINGFTPNVLVNEIRQLSNELGIPKNLTELGVSRETIHDMAIDAMKSGNIMVNPRQSTLADIEELYLRVL, from the coding sequence GTGAATTTTAACTCGCATAGTTTTATAATACCAGGCAGGGTTTTATTTGAACAGGGAGGCTTGGCCAAACTTTCCGGCGAACTTAAAGCAAAGGGATTGAACAAAGTCCTTCTGGCCTCCGACCGTGGTTTGGAAGCCGTGGGGATGGTTAAACGGTTGGAGGGTTTATTAAGCAGTGGCGGTGTGGAATATGTAACCTACTTGGATATTGAGGCCAACCCTTCCACGGAAACAGTGGACAAAGGTGTGCAGCTATACAAGGAAAACGCCCTGGAGGCTATCGTATGCCTCGGGGGCGGCAGTCCTATGGATACGGCCAAAGCAATTGCGGTACTGGTTACCGGCGGCGGGAAAATTCAGGACTATGAAGGCGGTCACAAAGTAAAGGGGCCTGTTGCGCCTATCATTGCCATACCCACCACAGCCGGTACCGGCAGCGAAGTTACCCCCTTTGCCGTGATTACAGACAAAAGTAAAAACTATAAGCTTACTGTCTTTAGCTATGCAATAATACCTGAGCTGGCTATCCTGGACCCGGAGCTGATCACCACCCTTCCTCCTACGGTGGCTGCGCCCACCGGATTGGATGCCTTAACCCATGCCGTTGAAGCATATATATCCCAGGCAGCCTATCCCTTTTCCGACGCCATGGCTGAAAAAGCGATGGAGCTAATCGGCAAATACATTAGAACCTTTGTAGCCAACCGGGCCAATCTCGAAGCTGCTTCAGGTATGCTGTTGGGAAGCATGTTTGCAGGAATTGCCTTTTCCTGGGCCAGACTGGGCAACGTACATGCCATGGCACACCCGCTGGGCGGGTTCTTTAATATCCCCCATGGTGTAGCCAACGCTGTGCTGCTGCCGGTTGTTTTGGAATATAATGCTCTGGCCGACCATGGCAAGTATGCCAAAATATTTAATTACATTAAAGATAATAAATTGATTAACGGTTTTACACCTAACGTTTTAGTTAATGAAATTAGACAATTATCCAATGAATTGGGTATACCCAAAAACCTGACTGAGCTGGGTGTTTCCCGTGAAACCATTCATGATATGGCTATTGATGCCATGAAAAGCGGCAATATAATGGTCAACCCCCGTCAGAGTACATTGGCTGATATAGAAGAATTATATCTGCGGGTTTTATAA
- a CDS encoding aldehyde ferredoxin oxidoreductase C-terminal domain-containing protein, whose amino-acid sequence MKFIRVNTLTNEITEAAAASEYADLGGRGLTSSIISKEVHPRAYALGADNKLVLAPGLLTGTSAPCSGRLSVGAKSPLTGTIKESNVGGLAGQYLAGHGITALIFEGKPEREKCRILVISQNEIKLEDKNSLRGLGNYAVVEELQREYGSQNVILSVGPAGEMGAAVASIAGTDMEGRPSRHAGRGGLGSVLASKGIKAIVIAKPANPFVEAANARQFKESAMEFARSLNESKKALRNYGTAVLVNSVNGVGGLPTRNFSTGHNEEALHFCGERLHELCQERGGATGHPCSRGCAIRCSNVYHDEDGNYVTSGLEFETIVLLGSNCGLNNLDEIAKLDRLCDDLGIDTMEMGVTLGVTMEAGLMPFGDYTMMCEAIESVAKGTQLGKVLGQGATVTGKILGVERVPAVKGQGMSAYDPRALKGTGVTYATSTMGADHTSGNALPGRGGLDCHKPDGQVKLSQELQTMTMVCDMLGICIFVGPLPENMPVMTTLFNSFGDRQAVPEDLMAMANKILSIETRFNHAAGITQNDLPRFFRTEPLPNNNLVFDVDEEELKQINFYC is encoded by the coding sequence ATGAAATTTATCAGAGTTAATACGCTGACCAATGAAATTACAGAAGCAGCAGCAGCCTCCGAATATGCCGACCTGGGCGGTAGAGGATTAACTTCCAGCATTATAAGCAAGGAAGTTCATCCCCGGGCGTATGCCCTGGGGGCAGATAACAAGCTGGTTCTAGCCCCGGGCCTACTTACCGGCACCAGCGCGCCATGTTCCGGCCGGCTCTCCGTGGGGGCGAAAAGCCCACTCACAGGTACCATCAAGGAAAGCAACGTTGGTGGCCTGGCCGGGCAATATCTGGCCGGCCATGGCATTACAGCTTTAATATTTGAAGGTAAACCGGAGCGGGAAAAATGCCGCATACTGGTTATTAGCCAAAATGAAATTAAGCTGGAAGATAAAAACTCTTTAAGGGGTTTGGGCAACTATGCAGTGGTGGAAGAACTGCAGAGAGAATATGGTTCACAGAATGTCATTTTATCAGTTGGCCCTGCGGGGGAAATGGGAGCAGCTGTGGCGTCAATTGCCGGCACAGATATGGAAGGCAGACCGTCACGGCATGCCGGTCGGGGTGGCCTGGGGTCTGTACTGGCCAGCAAGGGCATTAAGGCAATTGTGATAGCTAAACCAGCCAACCCTTTTGTTGAAGCAGCCAACGCTCGACAATTCAAAGAATCTGCCATGGAATTTGCCCGGTCTTTAAATGAATCAAAAAAAGCGCTGAGAAACTATGGTACGGCGGTTCTTGTAAACTCAGTTAATGGAGTGGGCGGTTTACCGACCCGAAATTTTTCCACGGGGCACAATGAGGAAGCCCTGCATTTCTGCGGAGAGAGACTGCACGAATTATGCCAGGAGCGCGGCGGCGCCACCGGCCATCCCTGTTCCAGAGGATGTGCCATCAGGTGCTCGAACGTTTATCACGACGAGGATGGCAATTATGTAACCTCGGGCCTGGAGTTTGAAACCATTGTGTTGCTGGGTTCCAACTGCGGGTTGAATAACCTGGACGAGATAGCCAAACTGGACCGGCTGTGTGATGATTTGGGCATAGATACTATGGAAATGGGTGTAACCTTGGGAGTAACCATGGAAGCCGGACTAATGCCCTTTGGTGATTATACCATGATGTGTGAGGCTATTGAATCCGTTGCCAAAGGCACCCAGCTGGGCAAAGTTTTAGGCCAGGGGGCAACCGTGACAGGAAAGATTTTAGGGGTGGAAAGGGTTCCTGCAGTTAAAGGCCAGGGCATGTCGGCCTATGACCCCAGGGCTCTAAAAGGAACCGGGGTGACCTATGCCACATCAACCATGGGGGCAGACCACACATCCGGCAATGCCTTGCCGGGCAGGGGAGGACTGGATTGCCACAAACCCGATGGGCAGGTTAAATTATCGCAGGAGCTGCAAACTATGACCATGGTCTGTGATATGCTTGGTATCTGCATTTTCGTCGGGCCGCTTCCGGAAAACATGCCCGTGATGACAACACTTTTCAACAGCTTCGGAGACCGGCAAGCTGTGCCTGAAGATTTAATGGCCATGGCCAATAAAATTTTAAGCATAGAAACCAGGTTTAATCATGCAGCTGGGATTACGCAAAATGACTTGCCCCGGTTTTTTAGAACCGAACCGCTGCCCAATAATAATTTAGTATTTGATGTGGATGAAGAGGAATTAAAACAAATAAATTTTTACTGTTAA
- a CDS encoding helix-turn-helix domain-containing protein yields MKNLDFSIVRNLRTKRGMSAEELAKAADLTRATIAKIENGGGNPTMDTIEALAGIFQLLPSELVQMAEIARFEETRTEPMKNYEGFEGIIEGKHLIFSNFEMFHIHAKAGAKIKSDPKFHENTAEICFVLSGRVIVMIGEQSRELSSGAALRFKALFNHQISILEKSELFMIHHKLT; encoded by the coding sequence TCGCACGAAACGAGGCATGTCGGCAGAGGAACTTGCTAAGGCTGCCGACCTAACAAGGGCTACTATAGCTAAAATTGAAAATGGCGGTGGCAATCCCACGATGGATACGATCGAAGCTTTGGCCGGCATCTTTCAGCTTTTACCAAGCGAACTAGTTCAAATGGCCGAAATTGCCCGCTTTGAGGAAACAAGAACAGAACCTATGAAAAATTACGAAGGTTTTGAAGGTATTATTGAAGGGAAACATTTAATCTTTTCTAATTTCGAAATGTTTCATATTCACGCAAAAGCAGGTGCAAAAATTAAATCTGACCCCAAATTCCATGAAAACACAGCAGAGATATGCTTTGTTCTCTCCGGCAGGGTAATAGTAATGATTGGGGAACAGTCCCGTGAATTAAGTTCGGGCGCAGCTTTGCGATTTAAAGCACTTTTTAATCATCAAATCTCTATTTTAGAAAAATCAGAGTTGTTTATGATCCACCATAAATTAACGTAA